A portion of the Kribbella jejuensis genome contains these proteins:
- a CDS encoding ABC transporter permease — protein MVERVLRAPAQYWLLIVMWIRSVLAYPASFVMMLIGSTLVTLTDFVAVLIMFSHITAFGGFALGEMALLYATSSTALGLADLLTGSIERVGERIRTGAFDAYLIRPVPAFLQAAADGFALRRLGRPLQAGTVLVFALSKVDIDWTVARGIMLVVSMITGTVIFAALFVLGAAFQFVAIDSAELANSVTYGGQALTQFPLTVFGKEIVRAVTFVVPLAFVNYYPVLFVLGKPAPLGMPSWIGLLSPVVAALMVGVASLAWRAGLRRYRSTGS, from the coding sequence GTGGTTGAGCGTGTGTTGCGAGCGCCGGCGCAGTACTGGCTGTTGATCGTGATGTGGATCCGGTCGGTGCTGGCCTACCCGGCGTCGTTCGTGATGATGCTGATCGGTTCGACGCTGGTCACGCTGACCGATTTCGTCGCGGTGCTGATCATGTTCAGCCACATCACCGCGTTCGGCGGGTTCGCGCTCGGCGAGATGGCGTTGCTCTACGCAACGTCCTCGACCGCGCTCGGGCTCGCCGACCTGCTCACCGGGTCGATCGAACGGGTCGGCGAACGGATCCGGACCGGCGCGTTCGACGCGTACCTGATCCGGCCGGTACCGGCCTTCCTGCAGGCCGCGGCCGACGGGTTCGCACTGCGCCGGTTGGGCCGACCGTTGCAAGCCGGGACCGTACTGGTGTTCGCCCTGAGTAAGGTCGACATCGACTGGACAGTTGCCCGCGGCATCATGCTGGTGGTTTCGATGATCACCGGCACGGTGATCTTCGCGGCGCTGTTCGTGCTCGGCGCCGCGTTCCAGTTCGTCGCGATCGACTCGGCGGAGCTGGCGAATTCGGTCACGTACGGCGGGCAGGCGCTGACCCAGTTCCCGTTGACGGTCTTCGGCAAGGAGATCGTGCGGGCCGTGACGTTCGTCGTACCGCTTGCCTTTGTCAACTACTACCCGGTGCTGTTCGTCCTGGGTAAACCGGCGCCGCTCGGGATGCCGTCCTGGATCGGGCTGCTGTCGCCGGTGGTGGCCGCGCTCATGGTCGGGGTCGCGTCGCTCGCGTGGCGGGCCGGCCTTCGTCGCTATCGCAGTACAGGGAGCTGA
- a CDS encoding ABC transporter permease, whose protein sequence is MGVYWAIAVRSFRRFSTYRIATVSGIFTNSVFGFILCGVYLTLWHERPGLGGYDVPDALTFVWLQQGMLVPVGIFGATTTNELGERVRSGAIAVDLYRPTHLLLWWLSVDLGRASFELLARGGAPLLVGSLVFDLKFPSTVALWPLVALGLLLGIMVSFAIRYLVALSGFWITDSRGMEQLALVLSLFFAGTILPLVAFPGWLGVIARATPWAATMQVPIDIWLGRNPGGTGAALLFQFGWLLVLVLAGQLATTLATRKVVIQGG, encoded by the coding sequence GTGGGTGTCTACTGGGCGATCGCCGTACGGTCGTTCCGGCGGTTCTCGACGTACCGGATCGCCACCGTGTCGGGCATTTTCACGAACTCGGTCTTCGGCTTCATCCTCTGCGGCGTGTACCTGACGCTCTGGCACGAACGGCCCGGGCTCGGCGGGTACGACGTACCGGACGCCCTGACGTTCGTGTGGTTGCAGCAGGGGATGCTGGTGCCGGTCGGGATCTTCGGCGCGACCACGACGAACGAACTGGGGGAGCGGGTCCGCAGCGGCGCGATCGCGGTCGACCTGTACCGGCCGACACACCTGTTGCTGTGGTGGCTGTCGGTCGACCTCGGGCGCGCGTCGTTCGAACTGCTCGCCCGCGGCGGAGCGCCGTTGCTCGTCGGTTCCCTGGTCTTCGATCTCAAGTTTCCTTCGACTGTGGCGCTCTGGCCGCTTGTCGCGCTCGGGCTGCTGCTCGGGATCATGGTCAGCTTCGCGATCCGGTACCTGGTCGCGCTGTCCGGGTTCTGGATCACCGACTCGCGCGGGATGGAGCAGCTCGCGCTGGTGCTGTCGCTGTTCTTCGCCGGGACGATCCTGCCGCTGGTCGCGTTCCCGGGCTGGCTCGGCGTGATCGCCCGCGCGACACCGTGGGCCGCGACGATGCAGGTCCCGATCGACATCTGGCTCGGGCGGAACCCGGGCGGCACCGGCGCGGCCCTGCTGTTCCAGTTCGGCTGGTTGCTCGTACTGGTCCTGGCCGGGCAACTCGCCACCACGCTGGCGACCCGGAAGGTCGTGATCCAGGGTGGTTGA
- a CDS encoding alpha/beta hydrolase, whose amino-acid sequence MGAKTVNKLVVPGATLHYEVAGDGPVLLLIASGGTDAGVYSGIVGQLAAEYTVVTYDPRGNSRSGYDGDPADESVEQSAADALAVIDAVGADEPAYVFGSGSGAITGLELITRHPDRVRMLVAHEPPCTEVLADAADARAFFEEVYSTYREDGLTAADVVYMMGTGMDSDAMPPLEDLLPEYRELAERMQANAANFYEHKLLPFTRYVPDLPTLRRLADRVVPAAGMESCAHLPGRPIDVIADHLGWPVVMFPGGHSGYSRHPAPFATHLAHLLKTDTV is encoded by the coding sequence ATGGGTGCGAAGACTGTCAACAAGCTGGTGGTGCCAGGGGCGACGTTGCACTACGAGGTCGCCGGGGACGGGCCGGTGTTGCTGCTGATTGCCAGTGGTGGGACCGATGCGGGCGTGTACTCCGGGATCGTCGGGCAGCTCGCCGCGGAGTACACGGTCGTCACGTACGACCCGCGCGGCAACTCCCGCAGCGGGTACGACGGCGACCCGGCCGACGAGTCCGTCGAGCAGTCGGCCGCGGACGCGCTCGCGGTGATCGACGCGGTCGGCGCGGACGAACCGGCGTACGTCTTCGGCAGCGGCTCGGGCGCGATCACCGGGCTCGAGCTGATCACCCGGCATCCGGACCGGGTTCGGATGCTGGTCGCGCACGAGCCGCCGTGCACCGAGGTACTCGCGGACGCCGCCGACGCGCGGGCGTTCTTCGAGGAGGTCTACAGCACGTACCGCGAGGACGGGCTGACCGCGGCCGACGTGGTCTACATGATGGGCACCGGGATGGACAGCGACGCGATGCCGCCGCTGGAGGATCTGCTGCCCGAGTACCGTGAGCTCGCGGAGCGGATGCAGGCGAACGCGGCCAACTTCTACGAGCACAAGCTGCTCCCGTTCACCCGGTACGTCCCGGACCTGCCGACGTTGAGACGTCTCGCGGACCGAGTGGTACCGGCGGCCGGGATGGAGTCGTGCGCCCATCTGCCCGGCCGGCCGATCGACGTGATCGCCGACCACCTCGGCTGGCCGGTGGTGATGTTCCCCGGCGGGCACAGCGGATACTCCCGGCACCCGGCGCCGTTCGCCACCCACCTCGCGCACCTGCTCAAGACCGACACGGTGTAG
- a CDS encoding RecB family exonuclease produces the protein MPTRLFVATPTKLLTFADCKRKYRYTYLETPRPPKGPPWAHNTVGAIVHEVLADFFGRWPASRRTPDEVVAKMRSSWRSEGFRDERQSLDWRDRSTEMVLGYLRDSDPYYEPRGVERTVAFTTERASLRGRVDRIDERPARDGSGGTELAIVDYKTGRRPLTSTDARSSLAMALYVLGARRVLHKPCTRVELHHLPTNTVAAADHDEASLARHQKRAESMADDAAAAEARWAAGLTPAEADAAFPPEPSPLCGWCDFAKICPQGRREAPPRDPWAGLDEPATIPLEDVG, from the coding sequence ATGCCGACCCGGTTGTTCGTCGCGACGCCGACGAAGCTGCTGACGTTCGCCGACTGCAAGCGGAAGTACCGCTACACCTACCTCGAGACACCGCGCCCGCCGAAAGGCCCGCCGTGGGCGCACAACACGGTCGGCGCGATCGTGCACGAGGTGCTCGCGGACTTCTTCGGCCGCTGGCCGGCGTCCCGCCGTACGCCGGACGAGGTGGTCGCGAAGATGCGCTCGAGCTGGCGCAGCGAAGGGTTCCGCGACGAGCGGCAGTCGCTCGACTGGCGGGACCGCTCGACCGAGATGGTCCTCGGGTACCTGCGCGACTCCGATCCGTACTACGAACCGCGCGGAGTCGAGCGCACCGTCGCCTTCACCACGGAGCGGGCCTCGTTGCGCGGCCGCGTGGACCGGATCGACGAACGCCCGGCGCGCGACGGCAGCGGTGGTACGGAGCTCGCGATCGTCGACTACAAGACCGGTCGCCGCCCGCTGACCTCGACCGACGCGCGGTCCTCGCTGGCAATGGCCCTGTACGTTCTCGGCGCCCGTCGCGTCCTGCACAAACCGTGCACCCGCGTCGAGCTGCACCACCTGCCGACCAACACGGTCGCCGCCGCGGACCACGACGAGGCGTCCCTCGCCCGGCACCAGAAGCGCGCCGAGTCGATGGCGGACGATGCAGCCGCCGCCGAAGCTCGCTGGGCCGCCGGCCTGACCCCCGCCGAAGCCGACGCCGCCTTCCCACCCGAGCCGTCCCCGCTGTGCGGCTGGTGCGACTTCGCGAAGATCTGCCCCCAGGGCCGCCGCGAAGCACCACCGCGCGACCCGTGGGCCGGCCTCGACGAGCCGGCGACGATCCCACTGGAGGACGTCGGCTGA
- a CDS encoding MarC family protein, producing the protein MNSVINAGLFSSVFVTLFVIMDPPGTVPLFISLTAGQSRAVRKKAAWQAVLVAFGVIVVFAAFGQQILKHLGITLPALQCAGGLLLLLIALQLLTDTAEDPVQTKNVNIAFVPLGTPLLAGPGAIVATMVFVQRANGSLPDVVAISAGIVAIHLVMWLTLRFSSVIMRILGENGVLLITRIAGLLLSAIAVQLVAGAVRDFIRAG; encoded by the coding sequence GTGAACAGCGTCATCAACGCGGGTCTGTTCAGCTCGGTCTTCGTCACCTTGTTCGTGATCATGGACCCGCCGGGCACCGTCCCGCTGTTCATCTCGCTGACCGCCGGGCAGTCCCGCGCCGTCCGGAAGAAGGCGGCCTGGCAGGCGGTGCTGGTCGCGTTCGGCGTGATCGTGGTGTTCGCCGCGTTCGGGCAACAGATCCTGAAGCACCTCGGCATCACACTGCCCGCGCTGCAGTGCGCGGGCGGTCTGTTGCTGCTGCTGATCGCGCTACAGTTGCTGACCGACACCGCCGAGGACCCGGTGCAGACCAAGAACGTGAACATCGCCTTCGTCCCGCTCGGTACGCCGCTGCTCGCCGGACCGGGTGCGATCGTCGCGACGATGGTGTTCGTGCAGCGCGCGAACGGCTCGTTGCCCGACGTGGTCGCGATCTCGGCCGGGATCGTCGCGATCCACCTGGTGATGTGGCTGACGCTGCGGTTCTCCAGCGTCATCATGCGGATCCTCGGCGAGAACGGCGTACTCCTGATCACCCGGATCGCCGGTCTGCTGCTGAGCGCGATCGCCGTCCAACTGGTCGCGGGGGCGGTCCGCGACTTCATCCGGGCGGGCTGA
- a CDS encoding PHP domain-containing protein: protein MRIDLHTHSNRSDGTDPVAILIRHAHEAGLDVIALTDHDTADGWVEGRQAAEELGIGFVPGLEISCKLNGISVHLLGYLPDPSYAPLADELRIVREGRTDRIPAIVARLNGIGVPLTVDEVLAQATGTPSVGRPHVADALVANGTVANRSEAFDKYLADGRAGHVSHYAIEPGRAIDLVREAGGVPVIAHPWGRSSYKVMTEETIGRLVDEHGLAGIEVDHQDHSPESREALRAIARNLGIIYTGSSDHHGLGKIDHDLGVNSTEPDQLERLLEVAKTNAAASNAAVPEAYLP from the coding sequence GTGCGCATCGACCTGCACACCCACTCGAACCGTTCGGACGGCACCGACCCGGTGGCCATTCTGATCAGGCATGCGCACGAGGCGGGGCTGGACGTGATCGCGCTCACCGACCACGACACCGCCGACGGCTGGGTGGAGGGCCGGCAGGCCGCGGAGGAGCTCGGCATCGGGTTCGTACCGGGGCTCGAGATCTCCTGCAAGCTCAACGGGATCAGCGTCCACCTGCTCGGCTACCTGCCCGACCCGTCGTACGCGCCGCTCGCCGACGAGCTGCGGATCGTCCGCGAGGGCCGTACCGACCGGATCCCGGCGATCGTCGCCCGGCTGAACGGCATCGGCGTACCGCTGACCGTCGACGAGGTGCTCGCCCAGGCCACCGGGACGCCGTCGGTCGGCCGCCCGCACGTCGCCGACGCCCTGGTCGCCAACGGCACGGTCGCGAACCGGAGCGAGGCCTTCGACAAGTACCTCGCCGACGGCCGCGCCGGTCACGTCTCGCACTACGCGATCGAGCCGGGACGCGCGATCGACCTGGTCCGGGAGGCCGGCGGCGTACCGGTGATCGCGCACCCGTGGGGCCGGTCGAGCTACAAGGTGATGACCGAGGAGACCATCGGCCGGCTGGTCGACGAGCACGGACTGGCGGGGATCGAGGTCGACCACCAGGACCACTCGCCGGAGTCCCGGGAGGCGCTGCGGGCGATCGCGCGGAACCTCGGCATCATCTACACCGGTTCCAGCGACCACCACGGCCTCGGCAAGATCGACCACGACCTGGGCGTGAACTCCACCGAGCCCGACCAGCTCGAGCGGTTGCTCGAGGTCGCCAAGACGAATGCCGCCGCCTCCAACGCCGCAGTGCCCGAGGCCTACCTCCCGTGA
- a CDS encoding NUDIX domain-containing protein: MERVDCVGALVYDEQHRLLVVRRANEPGRGLWAIPGGRVEPGEDDPTAVAREVAEETGLTVVVGGLVGEVERPGPQGQLYVIRDYEATAVGGTLTPGDDASDARFVTRSEIAALPTTTLLISTLEQWNALPG, encoded by the coding sequence ATGGAGCGCGTCGACTGTGTGGGTGCCTTGGTGTACGACGAGCAGCACCGGCTTCTCGTCGTACGGCGGGCGAACGAGCCGGGCCGTGGTCTGTGGGCGATCCCGGGCGGCCGGGTCGAACCCGGTGAGGACGATCCGACGGCGGTCGCCCGCGAGGTCGCGGAGGAGACCGGGTTGACCGTCGTGGTCGGCGGGCTGGTCGGTGAGGTGGAGCGGCCAGGGCCGCAGGGCCAGCTGTACGTGATCCGCGACTACGAGGCGACGGCCGTCGGCGGCACGCTGACACCGGGTGACGACGCGTCCGACGCACGGTTCGTCACACGCTCGGAGATCGCGGCGCTACCGACGACGACGCTGCTGATTTCCACGCTGGAGCAGTGGAACGCCCTACCTGGTTAA
- a CDS encoding GNAT family N-acetyltransferase — MDVVRAIEENAAELLMAMGEAGGGSQRVDGRAAWTIGGSPIDYHNAVVRASDTGVVAESLAELKKHDVPGTWHVGPSTQIDRTALTAAGFVAAGSEPGMAVRITELTAPRDVPGLEITRITDDDGVATWEETLAQGFGEGEREARWVASTYRRLGYGDPWRHYLGWLDGTPVGTATVFLGAGVAGLYFVMTVPAMRRRGIGAAITYGVLREAGPEYGVLGSSAAGRPVYEALGFREYCTIDLYEWTGWSTSAG, encoded by the coding sequence ATGGATGTCGTGCGGGCGATTGAGGAGAACGCGGCTGAACTGCTGATGGCGATGGGTGAAGCGGGTGGCGGTTCGCAGCGGGTGGACGGGCGGGCGGCGTGGACGATCGGTGGATCACCCATCGACTACCACAACGCCGTCGTCCGGGCGTCCGACACCGGAGTCGTCGCGGAATCCCTTGCGGAGTTGAAGAAACACGACGTACCCGGCACCTGGCACGTCGGTCCCTCGACGCAGATCGACCGTACGGCGCTGACCGCGGCCGGTTTCGTTGCAGCCGGATCCGAGCCCGGAATGGCGGTGCGGATCACCGAACTGACGGCGCCCCGCGACGTACCGGGTCTCGAGATCACGCGGATCACCGACGACGACGGCGTGGCGACCTGGGAGGAGACGCTCGCGCAGGGGTTCGGTGAGGGCGAGCGCGAGGCGCGGTGGGTCGCGTCGACATACCGCAGGCTCGGCTACGGCGACCCGTGGCGGCACTATCTCGGCTGGCTGGACGGTACGCCGGTGGGTACGGCGACCGTGTTCCTCGGCGCGGGCGTCGCCGGGCTGTACTTCGTGATGACCGTCCCGGCGATGCGCCGGCGTGGCATCGGGGCGGCGATCACGTACGGCGTACTACGGGAGGCCGGGCCGGAGTACGGCGTACTGGGATCGTCTGCGGCCGGGCGCCCGGTGTACGAGGCGCTCGGGTTCCGCGAGTACTGCACGATCGACCTCTACGAGTGGACGGGCTGGAGCACCTCGGCCGGCTGA
- a CDS encoding DUF4267 domain-containing protein: MRRFTTVLTVLLGIFPLTFGSQFLFAGHTIAPSFGIAEWPTGLASGYFAVKGIRDIVIGLNLLTLFALRQRRATGILMAITTLVPIIDMITVFSHGGPAATALGVHGLTALVMLFDAALLLRERQPAEVLQPVHS, encoded by the coding sequence ATGCGTCGTTTCACCACCGTCCTGACCGTGCTGCTCGGCATCTTCCCGCTCACGTTCGGTTCGCAGTTCCTGTTCGCCGGGCACACCATCGCGCCGAGTTTCGGGATCGCCGAGTGGCCCACCGGTCTCGCCTCCGGGTACTTCGCGGTGAAGGGGATCCGCGACATCGTGATCGGGTTGAACCTGCTCACGCTGTTCGCGCTCCGGCAGCGCCGCGCGACCGGCATCCTGATGGCGATCACCACCCTGGTCCCGATCATCGACATGATCACCGTCTTCAGCCACGGCGGCCCGGCCGCGACCGCGCTCGGCGTGCACGGTCTGACGGCGCTCGTGATGCTGTTCGACGCCGCCCTGCTGCTCCGCGAGCGTCAGCCGGCCGAGGTGCTCCAGCCCGTCCACTCGTAG
- a CDS encoding TetR/AcrR family transcriptional regulator: protein MPTQSRRERAREERRDLILRTARELAESDGWDAVTTRRLADAVDYSQPVLYGHFKNMNAIADAIAVQGIVELTDVLRAARETGGLHALAQAYLDYAAEHPAVYEAMFVRPTELEFGSTESPAALKAAFDEFLAAVEPHAGADVETLAEVLWSALHGQATLNRTNRLRPNQRRARAALLVDLLTR from the coding sequence ATGCCGACCCAGTCACGCCGGGAACGGGCCCGCGAGGAGCGCCGTGACCTGATCCTGCGCACCGCCCGCGAGCTCGCCGAATCCGACGGCTGGGACGCCGTCACCACCCGTCGGCTGGCGGACGCCGTCGACTACAGCCAGCCCGTCCTCTACGGCCACTTCAAGAACATGAACGCGATCGCCGACGCGATCGCCGTGCAGGGCATCGTGGAGCTCACCGACGTACTGCGCGCAGCGCGCGAGACCGGCGGCCTGCACGCGCTGGCGCAGGCATACCTCGACTACGCCGCCGAGCACCCGGCCGTCTACGAGGCGATGTTCGTCCGCCCGACCGAGTTGGAGTTCGGCAGCACGGAAAGCCCGGCCGCACTGAAGGCCGCGTTCGACGAGTTCCTGGCAGCGGTCGAACCACACGCCGGCGCCGACGTCGAAACCCTCGCCGAAGTCCTCTGGAGCGCCCTGCACGGCCAAGCCACCCTCAACCGAACCAACCGCCTCCGCCCTAACCAGCGACGGGCGCGGGCGGCGCTGCTGGTTGACCTGCTGACCCGCTGA
- a CDS encoding histidine phosphatase family protein produces MTTQEREDRVFLVRHGETEWSKSGRHTSVTDLPLTPEGERVAASLKERLAGESFDLVLTSPRQRARRTAELAGFPDAEVDDDLVEWNYGDYEGITTAEIRKTVPGWTVWDNPVPHGETPEQVAARLDRVNARLAAVPGDVLVFGHSHALRALTARWLELAVTEGRHFVLNTATISTLGWERGSPAILQWNS; encoded by the coding sequence GTGACCACACAGGAGCGAGAGGACCGGGTGTTCCTAGTCCGGCACGGGGAAACCGAGTGGAGCAAGTCGGGCCGGCACACGTCGGTCACCGACCTTCCGCTGACGCCCGAGGGTGAGCGCGTCGCCGCGAGTTTGAAGGAGCGGCTGGCGGGGGAGTCGTTCGACCTGGTGCTCACCTCACCGCGGCAGCGCGCACGTCGTACCGCAGAACTGGCCGGCTTCCCGGACGCCGAGGTCGACGACGACCTGGTCGAGTGGAACTACGGCGACTACGAGGGCATCACCACCGCGGAGATCCGCAAGACCGTCCCCGGCTGGACCGTCTGGGACAACCCGGTGCCGCACGGCGAAACGCCGGAACAGGTCGCCGCCCGCCTGGACCGCGTCAACGCCCGCCTGGCCGCGGTCCCCGGCGACGTCCTCGTCTTCGGCCACTCCCATGCACTCCGCGCCCTCACGGCCCGCTGGCTGGAACTGGCCGTCACCGAAGGCCGCCACTTCGTCCTCAACACCGCCACGATCTCCACCCTCGGCTGGGAACGAGGCTCCCCCGCCATCCTCCAGTGGAACAGCTGA
- a CDS encoding LacI family DNA-binding transcriptional regulator gives MPSGPTGRPATIYDVAARAKLSIATVSRVLQGTGPVSAKARARVDQAAQELNYVPLRAARSLAVQRHEAHGLVLPDLAGPFYGDLLMGYERWAGEHGQSVVITVTHGNPDPRRTVMDLAGRVDGIVVHGNALELPTVQGLRKAGVPVVLIAHPPVTGCDSVRSESAGSAEQLTTRLLDHGRQHLQFVGDPASSYDVSERYAGFAKAHELRGLQAPKPVRVPLTEEAGRTVAEKVLKASNRPDGLVCANDELALAALTTFTANGVRVPEQIVVTGWDDVMAARYVSPGLTTVRQPMAELGRTAAERLHERVTGARTRARNDVLATQLVLRDSCGTDRGR, from the coding sequence GTGCCTTCCGGACCCACCGGCCGGCCGGCGACGATCTACGACGTCGCGGCCCGCGCGAAGCTGTCGATCGCGACGGTTTCGCGTGTCCTGCAAGGGACCGGGCCGGTGTCGGCGAAGGCGCGGGCCCGGGTGGACCAGGCGGCGCAGGAGCTCAACTACGTACCGTTGCGGGCCGCGCGGAGTCTCGCCGTACAACGGCACGAGGCGCACGGTCTGGTGCTGCCTGATCTCGCCGGCCCGTTCTACGGGGACCTGTTGATGGGGTACGAGCGCTGGGCCGGCGAGCACGGGCAGAGCGTGGTGATCACCGTGACGCACGGCAACCCGGATCCGCGCCGGACCGTGATGGACCTGGCCGGGCGGGTCGACGGGATCGTTGTCCACGGCAACGCTCTGGAACTGCCGACGGTGCAGGGGTTACGGAAGGCCGGCGTACCGGTGGTGCTGATCGCGCATCCGCCGGTCACCGGGTGTGATTCGGTCCGCAGCGAGAGCGCGGGCAGCGCCGAGCAGCTCACGACCAGGTTGCTCGATCACGGTCGGCAGCACCTGCAGTTCGTTGGTGATCCCGCCAGTTCGTACGACGTCTCCGAGCGGTACGCCGGATTCGCCAAGGCGCACGAGCTCCGTGGGCTGCAGGCGCCGAAGCCGGTGCGCGTGCCGCTGACCGAGGAGGCAGGGCGGACAGTCGCAGAAAAGGTGCTGAAGGCAAGCAACCGGCCGGATGGACTGGTGTGCGCGAACGATGAGCTCGCGTTGGCTGCGCTCACCACGTTCACGGCGAACGGGGTGCGGGTGCCTGAGCAGATTGTCGTGACGGGATGGGACGACGTGATGGCGGCGCGGTACGTGTCGCCGGGGTTGACGACTGTACGGCAGCCGATGGCGGAGCTGGGGCGCACGGCTGCGGAGCGCCTGCACGAACGGGTCACGGGGGCTCGTACTCGCGCGCGCAACGACGTACTGGCAACACAACTGGTGCTGCGGGACAGCTGTGGCACCGACCGGGGGAGGTAA
- a CDS encoding sugar ABC transporter substrate-binding protein, whose protein sequence is MFTHSIRRRLVIGSAALTAAALALGGCGRSNDTKESGSQATTTVSQGPATGNLTVWAMGTEGENLPKLMEQFKQANPGVNVTVTPIPWDAAHNKFTTAITANTLPDAAMVGTTWMGEFADLGALDPTPQGFDNSGFYPGALDTTKVGGTQYGVPWYVETRLVFYRKDLAAKAGFSTPPTDWDGLKAMAKAMKDKAGAKYGINLQPGGDGSWQTVMPFAWSAGANITDDSQKQFTFDTPEMQEGLKYYQSFFTEKLAGTDLPPNQTEAQFVNGQVPMFISGPWMAGSVAKVGGDAIKPNIGVFQIPKNKTSTSFVGGSDFVVFKASKNKDSAWKLVKWLSDPKTQAAWFKLSSDLPAVKSAWQDPSIASDPLLPVFGKQLEDAKAPPAIVNWEQVAKAFDTEVEKMAKSGQSPADTAKAIQTKASQIGTGGS, encoded by the coding sequence ATGTTCACCCACAGCATCCGCCGCCGGCTGGTGATCGGCAGCGCTGCACTGACCGCGGCGGCGCTCGCGCTCGGCGGCTGCGGCCGTTCGAACGACACCAAGGAATCCGGGTCACAGGCCACGACAACCGTCAGCCAGGGACCCGCGACGGGGAACCTGACCGTCTGGGCGATGGGCACCGAGGGCGAGAACCTGCCCAAGCTGATGGAACAGTTCAAGCAGGCCAACCCGGGCGTGAACGTGACCGTCACCCCGATCCCGTGGGACGCGGCGCACAACAAGTTCACCACCGCGATCACCGCGAACACGCTGCCGGACGCGGCGATGGTCGGCACCACCTGGATGGGCGAGTTCGCCGACCTCGGTGCGCTCGACCCGACACCGCAGGGGTTCGACAACTCCGGGTTCTACCCGGGTGCGCTGGACACCACGAAGGTCGGCGGAACGCAGTACGGCGTGCCCTGGTACGTCGAGACGCGGCTGGTGTTCTACCGCAAGGATCTCGCCGCGAAGGCCGGGTTCAGCACGCCGCCGACCGACTGGGACGGGCTGAAGGCGATGGCCAAGGCGATGAAGGACAAGGCCGGCGCGAAGTACGGGATCAACCTGCAGCCCGGTGGTGACGGGTCCTGGCAGACGGTGATGCCGTTCGCGTGGTCGGCCGGTGCGAACATCACCGACGACAGCCAGAAGCAGTTCACCTTCGATACGCCGGAGATGCAGGAAGGGCTGAAGTACTACCAGTCCTTCTTCACCGAGAAGCTGGCCGGCACCGACCTGCCGCCGAACCAGACCGAGGCGCAGTTCGTGAACGGGCAGGTGCCGATGTTCATCTCCGGTCCGTGGATGGCGGGCTCGGTGGCGAAGGTCGGTGGGGACGCCATCAAGCCGAACATCGGGGTGTTTCAGATCCCGAAGAACAAGACGTCGACGTCGTTCGTCGGCGGGTCGGACTTCGTGGTGTTCAAGGCGTCGAAGAACAAGGACAGCGCGTGGAAGCTGGTCAAGTGGCTGTCCGATCCGAAGACGCAGGCGGCGTGGTTCAAGCTGTCGTCGGACCTGCCGGCCGTGAAGAGCGCGTGGCAGGACCCGAGTATCGCGTCGGATCCGTTGCTGCCGGTCTTCGGCAAGCAGCTGGAGGACGCGAAGGCGCCGCCGGCGATCGTGAACTGGGAACAGGTCGCGAAGGCGTTCGACACCGAGGTCGAGAAGATGGCCAAGTCCGGCCAGTCCCCCGCCGACACCGCCAAGGCCATACAAACCAAGGCCAGCCAGATTGGCACCGGCGGTAGCTGA